A window of the Zeugodacus cucurbitae isolate PBARC_wt_2022May chromosome 2, idZeuCucr1.2, whole genome shotgun sequence genome harbors these coding sequences:
- the LOC128919801 gene encoding neprilysin-4-like, translated as MILLIKYSLHIFCVILACAHTLALPQTADRVKKIPSNPSKLEIEIMRKAKTDSILNNMNTKIDPCDDFYKFACGNWTRLYPATTIEHLTTGLFEELSHLLDRKVEKLLINDPNFNYTDIDNKVKDFFESCVNLVKRKGSFRQDLIRSIAEFGEMPALSGDKWNEDKFDWVETVAKIAHKYGKDIIIGMDIMADFKDNSVNRIYFGQAELPLESRVMYLDNSTAVYRDSYRSKIRKELEKFLGMETNLATKTANEIVDFEVNLARGLIDDTLGQSLDELSKLTTIKDLQAKYSSVIDMKKLMNITLGEVVQDKVYEYAESYQVNLMKIIPLTPKATLANYIFYTFLNDYMLDIDKSPKRQKKTCIEKTKSYFAKNVDNMVYRRYSTGKIERDVEYMWKNLKESFKNKLLSDDLTWISEPTRQYALEKLHALRMEINSYSDHNFTEEFGSLVTNKHDYLANVFALLELDTKRSIAKLHEEPKPIEAGEILSYTPANILIENVIKVPVSILQPYIMWGNYYPTAVKFGTLGALVGHELIHAFDDTGRRFDKDGNSRDWWDEKSTEIFLERTECFSNQYSQYEYGGRKLPKSVSQSENIADNGGMRLAYDAYLRWYEDADRAGDDVGMETLPQFPYNYKQLFFISFAQIWCNDVHPQVKHLQTSTDQHVPGEFRVIGPLSNYGKFANEFNCTDNKRMNPPKKCEIY; from the coding sequence ATGATTTTGCTAATAAAGTATTCGTTGCACATATTTTGTGTGATTTTGGCATGCGCACACACCTTAGCTTTACCGCAGACAGCGGATCGTGTTAAAAAAATTCCCTCAAATCCATCGAAACTGGAAATAGAAATAATGCGAAAAGCAAAGACCGATTCAATCTTGAACAATATGAATACTAAAATTGATCCATGCGATGACTTCTATAAATTCGCTTGCGGAAATTGGACTCGTCTCTACCCTGCTACTACAATCGAACACCTGACAACCGGTCTGTTTGAAGAGTTGAGCCATCTGCTTGATCGTAAAGTGGAGAAGCTTTTAATAAACGATCCCAATTTCAATTACACCGATATAGACAATAAAGTAAAGGACTTTTTCGAGTCCTGTGTGAATTTAGTGAAGAGGAAAGGCAGTTTCAGACAGGACTTAATCCGCTCTATCGCCGAGTTTGGTGAAATGCCTGCGCTCAGTGGGGATAAATGGAATGAGGATAAATTCGATTGGGTGGAGACTGTTGCAAAAATTGCCCACAAATACGGCAAAGACATCATCATAGGTATGGATATAATGGCCGATTTTAAAGACAATAGCGTCAATCGAATTTATTTCGGTCAAGCTGAATTGCCCTTAGAGAGTCGTGTTATGTATTTAGATAATTCTACAGCCGTATATAGAGACAGTTACAGAAGTAAAATTCGCAAAGAGCTTGAGAAATTTTTGGGAATGGAAACAAATTTGGCTACAAAGACTGCAAATGAAATTGTAGATTTCGAGGTGAATTTAGCGCGCGGTTTAATTGATGACACACTCGGCCAGAGTCTAGATGAGTTATCCAAACTCACAACCATCAAAGACTTGCAAGCTAAATACAGCTCAGTAATAGATATGAAGAAATTGATGAATATAACATTGGGAGAAGTAGTTCAAGATAAAGTGTATGAGTATGCAGAGTCATATCAGGTAAACTTGATGAAAATTATTCCCTTGACGCCAAAAGCAACACTAGCTAACTATATCTTCTATACATTCCTCAACGATTACATGCTGGATATCGATAAGTCGCCAAAGAGGCAGAAGAAAACCTGCATCGAGAAGACTAAGTCATATTTTGCTAAAAATGTGGATAATATGGTCTATCGAAGATACAGTACCGGAAAAATTGAACGAGATGTGGAGTATATGTGGAAGAATCTGAAAGAATCGTTCAAAAACAAGTTACTTTCCGATGACCTCACCTGGATATCAGAACCAACACGTCAGTATGCGCTTGAAAAACTCCATGCCCTTCGAATGGAAATCAATTCATATTCAGATCATAATTTTACCGAagaatttggttcattggttaCTAATAAACACGATTATCTAGCAAATGTGTTCGCTTTATTAGAGTTAGATACTAAACGATCAATCGCTAAATTGCACGAAGAGCCAAAACCCATAGAGGCTGGCGAAATACTGTCCTACACACCCGCTAATATACTAATTGAAAATGTCATCAAAGTACCGGTGTCGATTCTACAGCCATATATTATGTGGGGCAACTACTACCCAACAGCGGTGAAGTTCGGTACTTTAGGCGCGCTGGTTGGGCACGAACTCATACACGCATTCGACGACACAGGACGGCGCTTCGATAAGGATGGCAACAGTCGTGACTGGTGGGATGAGAAGTCAACAGAGATATTTCTCGAACGCACTGAGTGTTTCAGCAATCAGTATAGTCAGTACGAGTATGGTGGACGTAAATTACCGAAGAGTGTATCGCAATCAGAAAATATTGCAGACAATGGTGGTATGCGGTTGGCTTACGATGCGTATCTGCGTTGGTATGAAGATGCAGATCGTGCTGGGGATGACGTTGGCATGGAAACCCTACCACAATTCCCTTATAACTATAAACAATTGTTCTTCATTAGTTTCGCACAAATTTGGTGCAATGATGTCCATCCCCAGGTCAAACATCTGCAGACATCAACCGACCAGCATGTTCCAGGCGAGTTTAGAGTAATCGGACCTCTCTCGAACTATGGAAAATTCGCAAATGAATTTAACTGCACAGATAATAAACGAATGAACCCCCCTAAGAAGTGCgaaatttattaa
- the Ece1_1 gene encoding neprilysin-4, with the protein MKMSVSNCMRRYWLWVSLLQLLVLSVNQSESTSVPLVQLYVDKISQIDNTKYVRDVMRQAKSAEMRNYMQPDVDACDDFFQYACGNWAKINPTQPRNLLETTFAAQLLSIYDKKQLKVLLEETQENGDDIKTNVKTFFGACLQVDEKQKERNKLKLWEIAEEFGQMPVLTPEGAWEAHKFDWLSTIARIQNQYGLDIILQLGMREDFVNKTENKIFIGQPKLALQSKAMYKSPATKWHRDKYEDEICEALQKYLGIKEADAKRTAHEILYFESRLADGITDRRLGKTIKSMAVLRTVEEMTSVYKGDIDMHTYLNISLGQEFNETFYEYHVEYQKNLVQLLKEIPKEQVANYIMYQLLKTFFFDYKATSSAKKKLCLNKTKLYFANVLDNMIFRKYNNKNTVADINLIWLKIKEIFKNELESNNLSWISPTTRKLALEKLTAMRLEINSYEESNFNEEYEGLILSKTDYIENLKQVLIQQTKRVLVNLRQSHRPVEMPVTFSFSPSYINRENSIKIPVILLQPNFLWSDHYPNALKFATLGSLLAHELIHGFDDVGRHFDTYGTEQTRWDNNSTDAFNERKRCFKRQYSLYRYNGNYLPPSELQAENIADNGGIQLAYKAYRKWIVTLNETTSLERERLLVLETLPNLNFTNKQLFFLAFAQFWCNNVDVHFRDKVSLISVHVPAKFRVIGSLANFNTFAEEFHCDTGTTMNPKHKCKIY; encoded by the coding sequence atgaaaatgtctGTCTCTAACTGCATGCGGAGATATTGGTTGTGGGTGTCATTGTTACAACTACTAGTGCTGTCCGTGAATCAATCTGAGTCGACTTCAGTACCGCTGGTGCAATTGTACGTGGATAAAATTTCACAGATCGACAACACGAAGTATGTGCGTGATGTAATGCGGCAGGCAAAGTCGGCCGAAATGCGCAACTACATGCAACCGGATGTCGATGCTTGTGATGACTTTTTTCAATACGCTTGCGGTAATTGGGCCAAAATTAATCCAACCCAGCCGCGCAACTTATTGGAGACAACATTTGCTGCGCAACTGCTCAGCATCTATGACAAAAAGCAACTGAAAGTGCTTTTGGAGGAAACACAAGAAAACGGAGACGACATTAAAACAAATGTGAAAACATTCTTTGGTGCGTGCCTGCAGGTTGACGAGAAGCAAAAGGAGCGTAATAAATTGAAGCTATGGGAGATTGCTGAGGAGTTCGGTCAGATGCCAGTACTTACACCGGAGGGCGCTTGGGAAGCCCACAAATTCGACTGGTTGTCTACAATTGCACGTATACAAAACCAATACGGGCTAGATATTATACTGCAATTGGGCATGCGAGAAGACTTTGTcaataaaacagaaaataaaatatttattggacAGCCAAAGTTGGCGCTACAGAGCAAAGCTATGTATAAGAGCCCGGCTACGAAATGGCACCGTGACAAATATGAAGATGAGATTTGTGAAGCTTTGCAGAAATATTTGGGTATTAAGGAAGCAGATGCAAAACGGACGGCACACGAAATACTTTATTTTGAATCCAGATTAGCTGATGGCATAACAGATAGACGATTAGGAAAGACAATAAAATCTATGGCTGTGTTGCGGACGGTGGAGGAAATGACCTCAGTTTATAAAGGCGATATAGATATGCATACATATCTCAATATAAGTTTGGGACAAGAATTCAATGAAACTTTTTACGAATATCACGTGGAGTATCAAAAGAACCTGGTGCAGTTGCTTAAAGAGATCCCCAAAGAGCAAGTAGCAAATTATATTATGTACCAATTACTTAAGACATTCTTTTTTGACTACAAAGCAACGAGTAGtgctaagaaaaaattatgcttGAATAAAACCAAACTATATTTCGCCAACGTTCTGGATAACATGATATTccgaaaatacaataataagaaCACGGTGGCTGATATAAACCTCATTTGGCTGAAAATTAAAGAGATTTTTAAAAATGAACTTGAATCGAATAACTTAAGTTGGATATCGCCAACAACACGAAAATTGGCTTTAGAAAAATTAACAGCAATGAGATTAGAAATCAACTCTTATGAAGAGTCAAATTTCAATGAAGAATACGAAGGTTTAATACTAAGTAAAACGGATTACATTGAGAATTTAAAACAAGTTCTTATTCAGCAAACTAAACGCGTTTTAGTTAATCTCCGACAATCCCATCGGCCAGTAGAAATGCCagtaacattttcattttcaccctCCTATATTAACAGGGAGAATTCAATCAAGATACCTGTTATACTGCTGCAACCAAATTTCCTCTGGTCCGATCATTATCCGAATGCACTTAAATTTGCCACACTCGGCTCTTTATTGGCTCACGAACTTATTCATGGTTTCGACGATGTCGGTCGTCATTTCGATACCTATGGTACTGAGCAAACCAGGTGGGATAACAATTCCACTGATGCTTTTAATGAACGAAAGAGATGTTTTAAGCGGCAATATTCATTATATCGATATAATGGCAATTATCTGCCACCGAGTGAGTTGCAAGCAGAAAATATCGCCGACAATGGTGGTATACAATTGGCCTACAAAGCGTATCGGAAATGGATCGTCACTTTAAATGAGACCACGTCATTGGAGCGCGAACGTCTGCTAGTTTTGGAAACATTGCCTAATTTGAATTTCACAAACAAACAACTATTTTTTCTCGCCTTTGCGCAATTTTGGTGCAATAATGTGGATGTACACTTTAGGGACAAAGTTTCACTGATAAGTGTACATGTACCAGCGAAATTTCGAGTTATTGGTTCTTTGGCGAATTTCAACACTTTTGCTGAGGAGTTTCACTGCGACACGGGAACAACAATGAACCCAAAGCACAAATGTAAAATCTACTAA